From the Lactobacillus sp. PV034 genome, the window CCTGAGTTGTTGCACTATTATCAAAATAAATCACTTTTATTACTCCCTATAAAAAACGGCCACAATTGCGGCCGTTATATAACTAATAAGATACTAACTAAAAATTAGTAAAAAATCAATTATTCATCTTCACTTTCTTCATTTAATTCAGCGTAGTATTCTTTTTCAATTCTCTGGTATGCACCAGGCTCTGCCTTTTCAAGAGCTGTCGCAATCACATCAAGTGCATCCTTATAAGCATATTTATTCTTATAGAGATCATACGCTTCCTTGCGAGCGCGCTCAATCTCTTTACGACTACTATATTTATTTGAATATTGCATAGTTAATTCAAATAAATCTGCTGAATTTAAAATTTCTTCTGCTTCTTTTTGTAAGCGATCAATATCTTCTTGAATTTGAATCAATTCATGTGAGATTTTTTCTAAGTTAATACGAACCTGATTCAATTCTTCACTGGTTTCTGAAATTTCTTTAATAACAAGCGTATATAATTGGATAAATCCTTCCGGTTTTCCAGGAAGTTGACGCCGCTCAACTTTACGATAAATCAAAGAAACCTTTTGCTTAAATTGATTAATCGAGTCATTAGCAATCTTTTCCGCATCAAAAAGACCATCGACCTTATCTGATATTTGTTTTTCTCGCACATCAATTTGATCTAATTCTTTAAGCATGGCAAGCCATTTTGCTTCAATCTCAGAATAAACACCTTTTCCTTCTGTCAACTTTTGACAATCAGTATCAAAATCAGTGTTTAAATGGTTTACTCTACTTTCTAATTCTTTTCCTTCTTTTAATTCACCATGATTCAATTCATAGCTTTCATCAATGTGTTCGAGCTTAGCAACTAATTTCGAAGAACTAGTTCTCATGTGACTTAAGACATCAAATAACTTATCTCTATTTTTATCAACAAATGGTTTAGCTTTAAATTCCTTTGTTAGGATATCGTATAAATCATCAATCTCGATTTCAATTTCTTGATCTTGTTTTTTAACCGAATCCAATTCAAGAGTAGCAAGTTTATTCTTACTATCATCAATTTTTTCTCTTAGGCCCTTAACAGTTTTCAAGACATCAACTTCATTAATCATGTACTTATCTTTAATCATATTACGATAAGTATGAGTGATTTCATCCAATTGATCTGGAAAAATATTCTTTAGCTTATCATGAGCATCCTGAATATTAGGTAACTCATCTTTTAGATCATTTAGCTTAATTTGAATTTCGTCTAAAACATTCTTAGCTTCAACATGATCACCCTGATTAGATAAATTCTTTACAGCGTCAAATTGTTTTTCAAGTAAAGAAAGCTCCTTTTCCAATTCATCTAATGCTACTCCGTAATCAAAAGAATTGGCTAAGATACTTTTTCTTTGTTCTTGATATGTCTTTAATAAAGAAGCATATTTTTTTTTATTATCTTTGTTAGATTCCAATAAATCCTTGAGTATCTTTTTGCTATTTTCAACAACTTCTTTAGATTCGGCATAAATTTCTTGAACTTCTTTAATATATTTATGTGCCTTAATTAAAGAATATTTAGCATTAGCTGCAGCAGCTTCTTCCAAAAGATGACGTAATACACCAACTTTTTCTGTATTTACCCTTTGATAAGCTTCACGGTATTCTTGGAAGGTTTCTAAACTTTTACCTGCTAAATCCATCTTTTCTAGGCGCTTTATATCTTCTTTTACTTCAATATCATTTAATTGATCACACTCTCTATCTAAAAGTGCAATTTGATGATTAAAACGCTTATTAATAATAACTGCACTAGCAACACCAGCAATAATAACCAGTATTAAAATGATGATAAATATTGATTCACCTGATGACATAATTACCTCCAATACTAGTACTTCTAATTATAGCAAAAATATAATTGATAAACATAGGAATCTCTAAGTTTCAACTTGATTATTTAATTAAATATTCGTATAATTGAATTCGTGTAAAATATTTGCAGCAATAAGTGACAAGAACGTCAACATCTTAGGACGTTTAGTGAACGAGTAACCCGCCGCTGCACTGGGCGAAATATACAACTTAAGATGCACGAATGTTGAACTTATTCCTTATATTTTACTCCAGTAATTTTTATTAATTTAATGGAGGATATTATTTATGTCAAGATATACTGGTCCAAGCTGGAAACGTTCAAGACGTTTAGGTATTTCCCTTTCTGGTTCAGGTAAAGAAATTAGTCGTCGTAACTATGCACCTGGTGACCATGGTCCTAACAACCGTGCTAAGATTTCTGAATATGGTCAACAATTACACGAAAAGCAAAAATTACGTTGGATGTACGGCTTAAACGAACGTCAATTTAGAAACTTATTCGTTCGTGCTGGTAAGATTCGTGAAGGTAAACACGGTGTTAACTTCATGATTTTACTTGAAAGACGTTTAGACAACGTAGTATTCCTTTTAGGTCTTGCTACTACTAGAGAACAAGCAAGACAACTTGTTAACCACGGTCACATCTTGGTAAACGGCAAGCGCGTTGACATTCCTTCATACGAAGTTAACGTTGGTGACGAAATTAGTTTAAGAGAAAAATCAAAGAACTTACAACAAGTTAAGGATGCTCTTGAAGCAACTGCTTCTCGCCCATCATACGTTTCATTCGATGATAACAAGATGACTGGTACTTTAGTTCGTCTTCCAGAACGTGACGAAATGAAC encodes:
- the ezrA gene encoding septation ring formation regulator EzrA, which produces MSSGESIFIIILILVIIAGVASAVIINKRFNHQIALLDRECDQLNDIEVKEDIKRLEKMDLAGKSLETFQEYREAYQRVNTEKVGVLRHLLEEAAAANAKYSLIKAHKYIKEVQEIYAESKEVVENSKKILKDLLESNKDNKKKYASLLKTYQEQRKSILANSFDYGVALDELEKELSLLEKQFDAVKNLSNQGDHVEAKNVLDEIQIKLNDLKDELPNIQDAHDKLKNIFPDQLDEITHTYRNMIKDKYMINEVDVLKTVKGLREKIDDSKNKLATLELDSVKKQDQEIEIEIDDLYDILTKEFKAKPFVDKNRDKLFDVLSHMRTSSSKLVAKLEHIDESYELNHGELKEGKELESRVNHLNTDFDTDCQKLTEGKGVYSEIEAKWLAMLKELDQIDVREKQISDKVDGLFDAEKIANDSINQFKQKVSLIYRKVERRQLPGKPEGFIQLYTLVIKEISETSEELNQVRINLEKISHELIQIQEDIDRLQKEAEEILNSADLFELTMQYSNKYSSRKEIERARKEAYDLYKNKYAYKDALDVIATALEKAEPGAYQRIEKEYYAELNEESEDE
- the rpsD gene encoding 30S ribosomal protein S4; protein product: MSRYTGPSWKRSRRLGISLSGSGKEISRRNYAPGDHGPNNRAKISEYGQQLHEKQKLRWMYGLNERQFRNLFVRAGKIREGKHGVNFMILLERRLDNVVFLLGLATTREQARQLVNHGHILVNGKRVDIPSYEVNVGDEISLREKSKNLQQVKDALEATASRPSYVSFDDNKMTGTLVRLPERDEMNPDIDEALVVEWYNQRL